The genomic DNA ATTTAAAAGGCGACGAACCAGCTCCGCTATTATCAAATTTCGTAAATCATGGTGGTTTATTCCCAAATGGACTTGCAGCTATCCTATTAACAATGGTTACAGTCAATTATTCCTTCCAAGGTACAGAACTTGTCGGAATCGCTGCAGGTGAAAGTGAAGATCCAGCAAAAACTTTACCTCGTTCTATTAGAAATATTATATGGCGAACAATGTTTTTCTTCGTCTTAGCAATTTTTGTTCTCGTTGCTTTAATTCCTTGGGAAGAAGCAGGATTAACAAAGAGCCCATTTGTTGCTGTTTTTGATAATATCGGTATTCCATATGCAGCTGATATTATGAACTTTGTTATTCTTACTGCTGTTCTTTCTGTCGCAAACTCTGGACTATACGCGGCAACTCGCATGCTTTGGTCATTATCAAAAAATGAAATGGCCCCAGCCTTTTTAAAGAAATTATCATCACGAGGAATACCTCTAAACGCTTTAATTATGACAATTGCTATTTCTGCTTTTTCTCTTTTGACAAGCGTTGTAGCTGCTGAAACAGTTTACTTATGGTTAATTTCCATTTCTGGAGTCATAACAATCATTGTTTGGATGTCAATTTGTGTTTCTCAATTCTTTTTTCGTAAACATTATTTAGCCGAAGGTGGAAAATTAGCAGACTTAAAATTCAAAACTCCACTTTATCCTCTTGTACCAATTCTTGGTTTTGGATTGTATGGCATTATATTAATTAGTCTTATCTTTATCCCAGATCAAAGACTAGGAATCTATTGCACTGTACCATTTATCATCTTTTGCTACACTTACTATCACTTTAAAGTTAAGAAAAGAATTTCTACTAACACTCATA from Bacillus basilensis includes the following:
- a CDS encoding amino acid permease; the protein is MAQVNNTNNELKRTMKSRHLFMIALGGVIGTGLFNGSGFIISKAGPGGSVLAFMAGGLLMYLVMLCLGELAVAMPVSGSFQEYATKFINPATGFTIGWLYWLSWANTTGLEFTTAGITMQRWFPDIPVWVWCLIFGVTIFTINALSARSYAETEFWFSSIKVSAIIAFIILGGAAMFGFIDLKGDEPAPLLSNFVNHGGLFPNGLAAILLTMVTVNYSFQGTELVGIAAGESEDPAKTLPRSIRNIIWRTMFFFVLAIFVLVALIPWEEAGLTKSPFVAVFDNIGIPYAADIMNFVILTAVLSVANSGLYAATRMLWSLSKNEMAPAFLKKLSSRGIPLNALIMTIAISAFSLLTSVVAAETVYLWLISISGVITIIVWMSICVSQFFFRKHYLAEGGKLADLKFKTPLYPLVPILGFGLYGIILISLIFIPDQRLGIYCTVPFIIFCYTYYHFKVKKRISTNTHSETKTSETM